The following is a genomic window from Daphnia magna isolate NIES linkage group LG4, ASM2063170v1.1, whole genome shotgun sequence.
TGGTGTTCTCCTCGGCTGATGGTTTACTCACATGAGTTGACATCTGTTGCAATCGACACGGAGATGGATAAATAGGGTTGATAAGGGGATAATTCATTTTGGGGCTAGATAAAGGATGCAATGGAGACATATTAACATAGAGCGGATTCTGGGCGCTCTCGCAGCCAAGTTCGTTGGCAGAATCGTCTAGGGAGGTAACCTGCTGCATTCCGTTGAATGCAGGCGTTTGCTGCATCATCATCAAGTCGGTGCAACAGTAATACATTTGGTTTTCAGCATTAGAAACAGCCATTGAAGATGTGCTGGCGCCGAGGTGAAGAGTGGTATAACCAGCGGAATCTTCGTCTGGTTGTTCTAGATCACGACCAGCCGTCAGGGGGAGCGATGAACGTTGCTGCTTCTGGTCAAAAGGTTGCGCGTGCGTTATAATGTAATGATTGCCCTCGCAGGTTTTGACTGCAGCCCACAAAGCGCGTGTCAAAGGTGGAAAGGACGAAGGTGTTGTGACGGGTCGCTGAACAGCAGGCGCAACTGAACCTCTGCTGCAGTTGCGGCGGAAGTCTTCTTCCCTATCGCCAGAGGAGCTGATTGCCTGGCAATCCAGTTTGCTATTATCTGTCTGGTGGTCGGCGACTGTTCTTACTGGCATCATCGCTCCAGTGTTGTGGTGACGCTCGCTTCCGATATGGGATACACCATTATCGTTGCCGCCAATCAGAATGGAGCCGTTCTCCGTCAAAAAACTTCCAAAATCCCAAGCACCTTTCAACATTTTCCTACGTATGTTTATGAAAATTTCTTGAAATAATCGAACGTTTATAAGGCTGGCACCACGCCACCTATCCTTGTTAATTGATGTCTTACCCATTTAGTCTCAAGTAGATTAAAGCCGAAAGCAGCGCCCCAAGCGTAAGCATCAAACACGATGCTAAAATGACGAAAAACCATGTATCTTCAAGGGCCATTTCtgctttcaaaaataaaaataacgcTAACGAATAAAGCATTGACTGTATACTGTACGTCATATGATAATGTACCTGTGCCCGATGTTACGCTAACTGAGCCGACCAGGTCAAACCGTCGAGCCCAATGACACCAATGACACGGAGCTGCTAATACCGTATCATTCTCTCTGTTGATATCACCGGCCGCGGCTAAAGCCATCTCGTGAAGATAAGCTCTGTCGATGAAATGCGGAAGAGGAGGTGGAGGGATTCGCAAAATGGCATCTGGGGGAGGTCCCAAGTCGTTGAGTAGCCAATCACAGCCTACAGTGTCCATCGTTTCCATCAGCATCACCTGACTTAGTAATAAgcagatgaaaaaataaacatgatGGTCTTGAAAGATGGACCAGAATATTTTTATGTCACCATGTAAGCCTAATGCTCATGCAAGACCGCAGCAATTTGCATCAGCAACAAAATTATCCGCTGTGCTGTGAAATCATAGTATGCTGTAAGCACGACTTGTATTAACTTAAATGGTCGAGGAAGCATGaaatactttattttttacatgttAGATAGAAAAATGGGACAAAGAAGaaaggagaaagagagagagagagaaaaaggtaaaaaggtAAAGGAAGTGGTCTGACACGCGAGGCGATCATCATTTTTATGATGACCTGTAGTGTAGACGTCGGGTGGATACAAGGGTCGCTAGTGGCTTTTTAtcgtttcttttccttccctcgtctttcattcttttctattccattattttactttattccattttttcttttttcttttttttttttcttcgtgcTTTTCTTAAATGGCTTAAACACCTGCGCTGCAGTCAAGAGCCGGAATGAGCCACCCTTTTATGCCCATCGCCTTGAACCTTCGATAGAGAAATAATGAAACAGGGAAGGGGAGGGTCACTCAAACACGGACATACTATTCGATTCTGTTGGGTTTgaaagagcaaaaagaaatcgaTGCTATACTTAAGTATCATGCATTGGTAAGTCATAACCAGTTAGCAAGGCTGAAAGTAAGCATGTTAGGCACTATTACGTGAAAACTACTCGCCATATATAAGCTCAAAGCTAACGCATACTTTGATGTTTATTTTTGCATGTGGAGGCGCGGAGGCGTCCACCTTTTAAATTCCAAACTCACGAACACAATGTTAGGCAGAAGAAATTTTCTACAATGTTGCAGATGATTGTTTAATAGCTTGAGGTGGGCGGCAAGGAAACTCTATCGTTGAAATTGACCAAACtaaccattttttattttattttcatgaGTTTGTATTGGGGGGGTCTGGTTTTGAAACCACACGGAATTTCATCAAGTTATGGAGTAATTTAAAGGCTAATTTTTCTATCTGTTAATTAGATGAACATTCTGCAGCAGATGAATACATCTTCGAAATACTAAATACCTGCAgagataaataataaagatgTTGAAGCCGGATTTTGACAGCTATATGGGATTCGGAAACTGTACCTAGAAGAGGGGAACGACTTGCGGCTTTACGTTATATTTCCTTTAACCGTTAAAGTGGTCAACTCTTTCCTGCCCCACACCTTGTATATTCAGGAAATTCTCCTACTGTTAGGGCAAGAACAAATAGAGTCGGCTGGACTTCCGCCCTATCGTGTTCCTCCACCACGGATGGGTAACCTATGTTCATAATTCTACCTGGGTGGTCGATTATGTACAAACCAAACCGACGACCCAAACGCGCGCCATCTTGTCTTCCTTTATTGTAGAATTCCAAATTTCTCTCAGACATGCAACTACTCGTCGGCTTGAGCCATCCCATTTGCACAACGACGCACACGGAATGGAAACTGCCGTTGATCACGAtgcttttttttcagttttgatataaataaaCCCCACCGGAATAATAGCCTTGATATTTATCCAACTAAAATGCATCTTTTTTAGCTTTAGACAGTCTACGCGGTATATT
Proteins encoded in this region:
- the LOC116920579 gene encoding uncharacterized protein LOC116920579 isoform X2 gives rise to the protein MLMETMDTVGCDWLLNDLGPPPDAILRIPPPPLPHFIDRAYLHEMALAAAGDINRENDTVLAAPCHWCHWARRFDLVGSVSVTSGTEMALEDTWFFVILASCLMLTLGALLSALIYLRLNGKMLKGAWDFGSFLTENGSILIGGNDNGVSHIGSERHHNTGAMMPVRTVADHQTDNSKLDCQAISSSGDREEDFRRNCSRGSVAPAVQRPVTTPSSFPPLTRALWAAVKTCEGNHYIITHAQPFDQKQQRSSLPLTAGRDLEQPDEDSAGYTTLHLGASTSSMAVSNAENQMYYCCTDLMMMQQTPAFNGMQQVTSLDDSANELGCESAQNPLYVNMSPLHPLSSPKMNYPLINPIYPSPCRLQQMSTHVSKPSAEENTIRNNHLTHQAYDASNCSVNVTSQCSQS
- the LOC116920579 gene encoding uncharacterized protein LOC116920579 isoform X1 translates to MSIRLTCQVMLMETMDTVGCDWLLNDLGPPPDAILRIPPPPLPHFIDRAYLHEMALAAAGDINRENDTVLAAPCHWCHWARRFDLVGSVSVTSGTEMALEDTWFFVILASCLMLTLGALLSALIYLRLNGKMLKGAWDFGSFLTENGSILIGGNDNGVSHIGSERHHNTGAMMPVRTVADHQTDNSKLDCQAISSSGDREEDFRRNCSRGSVAPAVQRPVTTPSSFPPLTRALWAAVKTCEGNHYIITHAQPFDQKQQRSSLPLTAGRDLEQPDEDSAGYTTLHLGASTSSMAVSNAENQMYYCCTDLMMMQQTPAFNGMQQVTSLDDSANELGCESAQNPLYVNMSPLHPLSSPKMNYPLINPIYPSPCRLQQMSTHVSKPSAEENTIRNNHLTHQAYDASNCSVNVTSQCSQS